A stretch of Gossypium hirsutum isolate 1008001.06 chromosome A06, Gossypium_hirsutum_v2.1, whole genome shotgun sequence DNA encodes these proteins:
- the LOC107901355 gene encoding uncharacterized protein, which translates to MATSSRRTSGPVLRSLSPSGRFCSHYASQSSSSSSSSAFAFSSSSFSSRSSTFFNQHRSISPPRVNMYNHSSSAPSVRFSLDNRPISPNRSIATIRRNTDAVQNLEKRQQKRTCMCSPTTHPGSFRCSLHKGFNNSNAVSSYAPSNRLNARRSAMTNSLVRIGGVEGDLVKRALSALIRPSSHQQRRRAAFQPRPSRLSVMSKAEDL; encoded by the coding sequence ATGGCGACATCTTCTAGACGAACGAGCGGTCCGGTTCTCCGATCCCTCTCCCCATCCGGCCGCTTCTGTTCTCACTACGCTTCTcagtcttcatcttcttcctcttcctctgcTTTTGCCTTTTCGAGTTCAAGCTTTTCTTCACGCTCTTCAACTTTCTTTAATCAACACAGATCTATCTCTCCGCCACGTGTCAATATGTACAACCACTCTTCATCGGCGCCATCTGTGCGTTTCTCGCTGGATAACCGCCCGATCTCGCCGAACCGTTCGATAGCCACCATCCGTAGAAACACCGATGCGGTGCAGAATTTAGAGAAGCGACAGCAGAAGCGGACTTGTATGTGTTCCCCAACGACGCATCCGGGATCCTTCCGTTGCAGTCTTCATAAAGGTTTCAATAATTCGAACGCGGTGTCGAGTTACGCACCAAGCAATCGGCTCAACGCGCGTAGATCTGCGATGACAAACTCGCTGGTGAGGATTGGTGGAGTCGAAGGAGATCTGGTTAAGAGAGCTTTGTCGGCTTTGATTAGGCCTTCCTCTCACCAGCAGCGTCGCCGAGCAGCGTTCCAGCCGAGGCCGAGCCGGCTTTCCGTGATGTCTAAAGCGGAGGATTTATGA